Proteins co-encoded in one Hyla sarda isolate aHylSar1 chromosome 4, aHylSar1.hap1, whole genome shotgun sequence genomic window:
- the PDLIM2 gene encoding PDZ and LIM domain protein 2 isoform X2, whose amino-acid sequence MSWLQEDSEVYKMLHGNQETRTSPRQSSSFKLLQEALENNPDGISTAFPSRLSPNVQKPVSSFQKPVNNTVPTPLRVCERCNTGINDVAVRISEGHYRHPACYVCADCGLNLRMRGHFWAGNDLVCEKHNRARHNTGSPRA is encoded by the exons ATGAGCTGGCTGCAGGAGGACTCCGAGGTCTACAAGATGCTGCATGGAAACCAGGAGACCAGGACATCTCCAAGACAATCCAGCAGCTTCAAACTACTTCAGGAGGCCCTGGAGAACAACCCTGACG GTATTTCCACAGCATTTCCCAGCAGATTGTCACCCAATGTACAGAAACCTGTCAGCAGCTTCCAGAAACCTGTCAATAATACCGTGCCTACTCCTCTGCGGGTGTGTGAAAGGTGCAACACAGGCATCAA TGATGTGGCGGTGAGGATCTCCGAGGGCCATTACCGTCATCCAGCGTGCTATGTGTGTGCAGACTGCGGCCTCAACCTGCGCATGAGGGGACACTTTTGGGCAGGCAATGACCTGGTGTGTGAGAAGCATAACCGTGCCAGGCATAACACAGGGTCTCCACGCGCATGA
- the PDLIM2 gene encoding PDZ and LIM domain protein 2 isoform X1, producing MEIYLISTKDIKAKFSKMSWLQEDSEVYKMLHGNQETRTSPRQSSSFKLLQEALENNPDGISTAFPSRLSPNVQKPVSSFQKPVNNTVPTPLRVCERCNTGINDVAVRISEGHYRHPACYVCADCGLNLRMRGHFWAGNDLVCEKHNRARHNTGSPRA from the exons CAAAAGACATTAAGGCGAAATTCTCCAAGATGAGCTGGCTGCAGGAGGACTCCGAGGTCTACAAGATGCTGCATGGAAACCAGGAGACCAGGACATCTCCAAGACAATCCAGCAGCTTCAAACTACTTCAGGAGGCCCTGGAGAACAACCCTGACG GTATTTCCACAGCATTTCCCAGCAGATTGTCACCCAATGTACAGAAACCTGTCAGCAGCTTCCAGAAACCTGTCAATAATACCGTGCCTACTCCTCTGCGGGTGTGTGAAAGGTGCAACACAGGCATCAA TGATGTGGCGGTGAGGATCTCCGAGGGCCATTACCGTCATCCAGCGTGCTATGTGTGTGCAGACTGCGGCCTCAACCTGCGCATGAGGGGACACTTTTGGGCAGGCAATGACCTGGTGTGTGAGAAGCATAACCGTGCCAGGCATAACACAGGGTCTCCACGCGCATGA